In the genome of Pseudomonadota bacterium, the window TATCTCTGCATACCCACCGTACGATGAAACTTCTAATACAATCAAGAAACTTATCCACAACGGTATCAAGACCAACGTTCATTTCATATTGGACGCCGTCAGCATCGGCACTGCAATAGACTGGCTCAATGAGCCACCCAAATTCCTGAGGGGCATTAACGCCATTGTCTTTCTGAACTACAAACCTTCTGGTCGAAAAGTGTTTGAGAAGAAGCTATTGCGACATAGTACAAGTCTGGACGAGTTTTTTAGATTAGCTACCTCACCTCAGAGGAAATTGAAGGTTGGTTTTGACGCATGTTGCGTGAGCGGAGTGTTTGCACGCACGAATATCAACACTTCAATGGTTGACGCTTGCGACGCAGGTAGATTCTCGATGTACGTGTCGGAGGATCTGAAGGTATATCCCTGTTCTTTCCAGAGTGGTTTGGCGGAAGGCGATCTGTTGGACAACGAGACAACACTCCTGGACATTTGGATAAAGTCTCGAAACATGGAAGCGTTTCGAAGTTACTTCAGCTCGGATCGCTGTGGGGCGTGCAGCCACCGTTCGGCTTGCATGAATGGTTGTCCGTTATTTGATGAGCTTGTCGTTTGCGGAAACCGATGAAATTCTTTCCGACATTCAAACCGCGCTGGAGACTATGTCGAAATAAATCTGACAAATCCGCAAGAAGCTGTCGTGTTGAGAGTGCACATAATAGGTCTATTGTATAAGGGTAGTATTAGGGACATTCTAAACTATTAAATTTGATTAATGCTGGCTGATATGTTAATTGAGTTTTATGCCAAGAAAATCACGAATAGATGCTCCGGGAGCGATGCATCATATAATTGTCAGGGGAATTGACAGGCAGAAAATATTTAAAAATAATGAAGACCGGGATCATTTTCTAAGCCGTCTGGGTATTATCCTTAACAGAAACGAAAACAGATTGCTATGCATGGGCTCTTATCCCCAACCATTGTTAGCAAATCTGTAATACGTGGCGAGAAACTCGCAAAGGCAAATAAATATTTGCTTTTTGATAAATAAGTTTATAAGTGTAATATGTCCCCTATCTTCCCCCTATTTAAGATAAAACTATATGTGTGGAAGATTCGCCCAATTCAGTCCTTTAAAAATACTTAAGCAGAAATTTCAAATTGATTCTGTTACATGTGAATTTGCGCCCAATTACAATGTTGCCCCTTCTCAGGAAGTACTTGCAATAGTAAAACAGGAGAATGAAAATAATCTGGAAAAGCTACATTGGGGATTGGTACCAATTTGGGCAAAGGACATTTCAACCGGTTTTCACATGATAAATGCAAGAATTGAAACCATTTCAACCAAACCCGCTTTCAAAGATGCGCTAAAAAAACACAGGTGCCTGATTATTGCAGACGGTTTTTATGAATGGAAAGGAGAAAAAGGCCGGAAACAGCCATATTATATAACTATTGCTTCAGGTGAACCATTTGTATTTGCCGGGTTATGGAATACATGGAACAAAAATAAGGACGATGCAGGACCTGCTTACAAGTCATGTACTATTATAACGACAGCAGCAAGCAAATCAATTAGTGAGCTTCATGATAGAATGCCTGTTATCCTTTCATCAAAATACCATGAATTGTGGTTAAATCCCGAAATACAATCTCCAAAAGATTTGGATGCTATATTACATGATGGTATGACAAACGAAATGAAATACTACCCGGTTTCAAAACAAGTAAACTTTGCTAAGAACAACAACCCTTCTTGTGTGGAGCCGATAACACCGGATAATTTCATATAGAATATGTCCTGAAACTCCACCCGGTGTGACTGAAGATTTTACTAGTTCTAAAATTTCTTTAAATTGTTCCAGTATTTTGGAAGGGATAGCAAGCATATATTCTTCTCTTTCCGGATAGTTTGATACAATAACATGATATCTGGAAAGTTAAAAAATATATTATTGTAAAATTCTTGTCAGTAGATTATATGTAGTTCAAATTTAAATCAAAATAACCCTTGATCATTTTGCAATTGAACTTAAACATTATAGATTTATTTCTAACACTTTGTGTTGATCATACGAAATTACAAGATCACCGGGTCTGGTGAATAACTTGTTCGCCATCAATCGCGAATTGTGTCACAATACGCAATTATGTGTTGCATAATGCAATCAATTATGATACCTTTGCGTAAAAATCTTTTATGAGGGGGAAAAATGACAACCGCAGTGAGAATTACCGACGAATTGGCACGAGACGCAAAAATTTTTAGCAAAATCGATAAGCGTTCATTAACCGGTCAAATTGAACATTGGGCACGAATTGGGAAGTGTGCCGAGGAAAATCCAGATTTAACTTACAGTCTAATTAAAGATATTTTTATAGGTCTATCAGAGCTGGAACACGGTGAATCATCGGAGTACAAATTCGGATAATTGCCAATGAAAATCTTCCAATCACGCTCGTTTGAGCAGAAGGTCAAAAAATTTAATAAACCGGAAAAAAAAGCTCTCGACAAACAGATTCTAAAGATTGTCGACAACCCTTTGATTGGTGTGGAGAAAAAAGGCGATCTTCGCGGAGTATACGTCCATAAATTCAAAACAAAAACCATTCAACTTTTGCTTTCTTACCGTTTTTCCGGAGATGCTCTTGAATTAATAATGATTGGCTCGCATGAAAATTATTATAGAGATCTTAAAAACTACCTCAAAGCAAGATAATCAGGGCGAACAACCGCATTAACAACGGGCTGGCAAAAGCCGGGTCGCTTCGCTCTCCGGATTTCGCCAGCCGGTTATGCGTTCGGCAAAAATAATAATCTGCATAATTTTATCTGAAAAAAGGTGAAATGATGTCAGGGAAGAAAATATCACCCAAAAAGGTAGTATTGGGGACGGGGTAGTATTAGGGACATTGTAAACTATTAAACTTGATTAATGCTGGCTGATATATTAATTGAGTTTTATGCCAAGAAAATCACGAATAGATGCTCCTGGAGCGATGCATCATATAATTGTAAGGGGAATTGACAGGCAGAAAATATTTAAAAATGATGAAGACCGGGATCATTTTCTAAGCCGTCTGGGTATTATCCTTAACAGAAACGAAAACAGATTGCTATGCATGGGCTCTTATCCCCAACCATTTTCATTTACTGCTAAAACACCAATAATTCCAATAATTTTTCTTTGACACCAATAATTTTTCGCGTGTCGACGGTTCAATTCCGCCCCTCGGTGTCAATGGAATCAAGCCATTAAAGCAAATAAGCTTTAATGGCTTTTTCATTTTTAAATATTTGTACAAGGACTGTGCAAGGATTAAAAGCATCGCAATAAAGAGACCCTCCGGCATTAAAAAAGCAAATGATTTCTCGTCAGCTTTTTTTATCACTATCAATTTTATTTCTTGACAAGAATTCTTTTAATTAAATATAATATTTATCAAATAAAGAAAAGTTAATCATGAGTGAAAAAGCAAAAAAATATGAATGAGGCCGCTTTTTCGGTCAATATTTTAATCAAAAAAGAGGGCGATTTATTTGTTGCTCATTGTCATGAATTGGATATTGTTGTAACCGGGAAAACCATAGCTGAAGCGCAAAACGAAATAATTTCTTTAATCTCTGCACAGATAGAGTATGCTTTCAACAATAACAATCTTGAATACTTATATCATCCTGCTCCGCCTGAAGTATGGAATGAATTTTTTTCCTGCAAAAAAACAGATTGAAAGAAAATATAAAATTGAATCCGGACTGTTAAAAGCCGATAAAAAACGTAATATACTTCCGCCCTGGCTGATCGCAAAAACTTGTCAATCAGGATCTTCGTTTAATGCCTAAACCTTTTGAAAACGCAAAAGATGTAGACCGTTTTAGTACAGAAAGGAATGCCTGCCAATTGAGGCTTTAATTCTTTCTATATTTATATAAAAGTCTAAAAAAATAAGGAGATTTATCATGGAGAAGAGAAAATGAGAGACATATTATTATCACGATACGTGACGAATGTGGAAATAAACAAAACAAGCTCAGATAGGATTAAATGTGTTATTGGTATTGTTATCGCGGCCTGCCTTTTCCTGTTTACTTCTAATGCTTACGCAATATCTATTGCCCCCACATTAGATTCTGCGAAACTCAAAAATGCGTTAATTGGAAGTGGGCTAACCAGTATTGATTTAACTTCTGCACTGGTAACGGTAGCCGGTCACGAGTGTTCTGAATGTGGATGGGACCAATTTTCTAATCGGGTTGCGGCTACCTCTGCAGGCACCTTTTTAGATGATAGCAATACATTCGGGTTAAGCACAGGCATCATTATCAGTTCTGGTGGCGTTGAACCAAACGTTCGAGATGCGGGATACACGCCTTATGGATCGACCGGCGACGGCAACCCTGCTACATCAGCGCAGAATTCATTGCTCAGTCCGATAACAGGCAAGAGCGATCATTTCGATGTTACGCAAATTGATATTGCATTTGACATGCAGCCAGGTATCAACCAAATCGCGTTTGATATTATTTTCGCTACTAATGAGCGATGGGAAGGTGGTCTTCACGACTTTAATACTGATTTTGTTGATGGTTTTGGTCTTTACGTCAACGGAGTCAATGTAGCTTTTGTTGATCATCAGCTAGTAAATATCAATTTCCCTGACTTCATTTTTGGTGGGGAAACACAATTCGAAGGCCTTCTATTCAACGATTTGACAGGCGTAGTGCATCATGTTACCGCTCCGGTAAACGCGTTAGGGAATAATGTTACTTTGATCTTGGGTGATGCATCAGATGGAGAAGTACAAAGTGGAGTTTTTGTATCTATGGTTTCAGCTAAGGCAGTCCCCGTTCCCACGTCCTTGATCTTACTTGTCTCCGGTTTAGTCGGTCTTATAGGATTCAGAAGCAAATTCAAGAGATAATTGATCAAGCCTCGTGTGGGATAAGGCATTTATGGGGACATGGGGTAGCGGTAGGAATACAGGGTAGTATTAGGGACATTCTAAACTATTAAACTTGCTTAATTCTGGCTGATATGTTCGTTGAGTTTTATGCCAAGAAAATCACGCAATAGACGCTCCGGGAGCGATGCATCATATAATTATCAGGGGAATTGACAGGCAGAAAATATTTAAAAATGATGAAGACCGGGATCATTTTCTAAGCCGTCTGAGTATTATTCTGACAGAAACGAAAACAGATTGCTATGCATGGGCTCTTATCCCCAACCATTTTCATTTACTGTTAAGAACCGGTAACGTTTCCATCTCAACGACAATGAGACGGCTTTTGACCGGATACGCACTATGGTACAACCGCAGACACCGCAGATCTGGACATCTGTTTCAAAACCGCTACAAATCTATTTTATGCCAGGAAGACTCTTACTTATTGGAACTGGTGCGCTACATCCATCTAAACCCTCTTAGGGCCGGACTTGTTCCTGATTTAACAACATTGGACAATTATCCATACTGCGGCCATAGTGTATTGATGGCAAAAGCAAACTGTGATTGGCAAAATACGGATAAGGTTTTAGGGCTTTTTGGCGAAAAAGCCGGTAAGGCAAGGAGAACCTACCGACAATTTGTTAACAAAGGGATTGAACAAGGGAAACGAACAGATCTAACAGGCGGCGGGCTTATTCGTAGCATGGGTGGATGGGCTGCGGTAAAAGCGCTTCGAGCGGCAAAAACTTTTGAAAAGGGTGATGAGAGAATTTTGGGAGATGGCGAATTTGTTGAAAGTGTGCTTAAAGCTGCTAACGAGCAAATGGAAAATAAATATGCTCTTCTGAGTCGTGGCTTTAACTTAAACGGAGTAGCAACCAGAGTTGCCGAAGTTCTTGCAGTTGAACAGGAAAAAGTCTGGGCTGCCGGAAGACAGCGGGAAACTGTTCAGGCGCGCAGCCTATTGTGCTATTGGGCAGTCAGAAAGTTGGGAGTAACAATGACATCGCTTTCCCGTCGATTGAATATAACAGTAACAGCTGTTAGCAAATCTGTAATACGTGGCGAGAAACTCGCAAAGGCAAATAACTATTTGCTTTTCGATAATTAAGTTTATAAGTGCAATACGTTCCCTATCTTCCACCATGCCGGGCGTACACAAAGCAAATTAACCTGATGCCGAGTAAGTAAGATTCTAAATCCATTAACGGCGGCGCAGCAGGTTATTTCCGCATTGCCTAAAATTTAGAAATTGACCTTGACAAAATACGCCAATGGCGTATAATAGATTATGCTTTTTATAGAAACAACTATATTTACGAAGGAAATTCATCGACTAACGACCGATGATAATTATCGGATGCTCCAGACTGCTTTAATGCTACGGCCGGACGCCGGAAGTCTGATCAAAGGGAGTGGAGGCTTACGAAAAATCCGTTGGAATCTTCCGGGACTTGGAAAAAGAGGAGCATTGCGGGTAATTTACTACTTGAATCTTCCTGACACTATTTTTATGCTTTTTCCATACAGAAAGAACGAACAGGAAGA includes:
- a CDS encoding radical SAM protein; translated protein: MLKAIRYKNLGYTSFFNPDTGFFARVPDKGVKDPFWSPHGPELMDISITNWCDKGCSFCYKSSTRRGEHMALYDYKGVIDQAADMGTFQVALGGGNPNQHPDFVEILEYTASKGVVPNYTTNGRGLSDEILDTTRKHCGAVAISAYPPYDETSNTIKKLIHNGIKTNVHFILDAVSIGTAIDWLNEPPKFLRGINAIVFLNYKPSGRKVFEKKLLRHSTSLDEFFRLATSPQRKLKVGFDACCVSGVFARTNINTSMVDACDAGRFSMYVSEDLKVYPCSFQSGLAEGDLLDNETTLLDIWIKSRNMEAFRSYFSSDRCGACSHRSACMNGCPLFDELVVCGNR
- a CDS encoding SOS response-associated peptidase; the encoded protein is MCGRFAQFSPLKILKQKFQIDSVTCEFAPNYNVAPSQEVLAIVKQENENNLEKLHWGLVPIWAKDISTGFHMINARIETISTKPAFKDALKKHRCLIIADGFYEWKGEKGRKQPYYITIASGEPFVFAGLWNTWNKNKDDAGPAYKSCTIITTAASKSISELHDRMPVILSSKYHELWLNPEIQSPKDLDAILHDGMTNEMKYYPVSKQVNFAKNNNPSCVEPITPDNFI
- a CDS encoding ParD-like family protein → MTTAVRITDELARDAKIFSKIDKRSLTGQIEHWARIGKCAEENPDLTYSLIKDIFIGLSELEHGESSEYKFG
- a CDS encoding type II toxin-antitoxin system RelE/ParE family toxin, whose protein sequence is MKIFQSRSFEQKVKKFNKPEKKALDKQILKIVDNPLIGVEKKGDLRGVYVHKFKTKTIQLLLSYRFSGDALELIMIGSHENYYRDLKNYLKAR
- a CDS encoding choice-of-anchor L domain-containing protein yields the protein MRDILLSRYVTNVEINKTSSDRIKCVIGIVIAACLFLFTSNAYAISIAPTLDSAKLKNALIGSGLTSIDLTSALVTVAGHECSECGWDQFSNRVAATSAGTFLDDSNTFGLSTGIIISSGGVEPNVRDAGYTPYGSTGDGNPATSAQNSLLSPITGKSDHFDVTQIDIAFDMQPGINQIAFDIIFATNERWEGGLHDFNTDFVDGFGLYVNGVNVAFVDHQLVNINFPDFIFGGETQFEGLLFNDLTGVVHHVTAPVNALGNNVTLILGDASDGEVQSGVFVSMVSAKAVPVPTSLILLVSGLVGLIGFRSKFKR
- a CDS encoding transposase; this translates as MHHIIIRGIDRQKIFKNDEDRDHFLSRLSIILTETKTDCYAWALIPNHFHLLLRTGNVSISTTMRRLLTGYALWYNRRHRRSGHLFQNRYKSILCQEDSYLLELVRYIHLNPLRAGLVPDLTTLDNYPYCGHSVLMAKANCDWQNTDKVLGLFGEKAGKARRTYRQFVNKGIEQGKRTDLTGGGLIRSMGGWAAVKALRAAKTFEKGDERILGDGEFVESVLKAANEQMENKYALLSRGFNLNGVATRVAEVLAVEQEKVWAAGRQRETVQARSLLCYWAVRKLGVTMTSLSRRLNITVTAVSKSVIRGEKLAKANNYLLFDN
- a CDS encoding type II toxin-antitoxin system RelE/ParE family toxin translates to MLFIETTIFTKEIHRLTTDDNYRMLQTALMLRPDAGSLIKGSGGLRKIRWNLPGLGKRGALRVIYYLNLPDTIFMLFPYRKNEQEDLTTEQLKLLRKFVKEFLS